A single region of the Paraburkholderia sp. SOS3 genome encodes:
- a CDS encoding c-type cytochrome has translation MQMAAAALVALCGGLPATCHAQGAKADAALVARGEYLARAGDCLACHSTPRGKPFAGGLPMTTPMGRIFSTNITPDRETGIGRYSEADFARAVREGVAPDGHALYPAMPYPSYAKVSDADMNALYAYFMHGVPPVKQANRASDIPWPLNMRWPLKLWNIVFLDNARYQTKTGKDAQWNRGAYLVQGLGHCGACHTPRGIGFQEKALDESGRAFLTGAPLENWFASNLTGNHNTGLGRWSEDDLNTFLRTGANAHATAFGSMTDVINYSTQALTDADTRAIARYIKSLPGGRSDDGPPYAPHPDGERVVLAAMPDNRGAHTYATYCMHCHGAGGLGAAPWLAPLAGNPNVLEPDPVSLINVTLNGTGALVIGGVPAPYPMPKYHAMLTDEQIADVLTFVRGNWNNAAPAVSAKAVAKVRSATRAP, from the coding sequence ATGCAAATGGCCGCCGCGGCGCTTGTCGCGCTGTGCGGCGGCCTCCCGGCCACCTGTCACGCACAAGGCGCGAAGGCCGATGCCGCGCTGGTCGCGCGCGGCGAATATCTCGCCAGGGCCGGCGACTGCCTCGCCTGCCACTCGACGCCGCGCGGCAAGCCGTTTGCCGGCGGCCTGCCGATGACGACGCCGATGGGCCGCATCTTCTCGACGAACATCACGCCGGACCGCGAGACCGGCATCGGCCGCTACAGCGAAGCCGATTTCGCACGAGCCGTGCGTGAAGGCGTCGCGCCGGACGGTCATGCGCTGTATCCGGCGATGCCGTACCCGTCGTACGCGAAAGTCAGCGATGCCGACATGAACGCGCTCTACGCGTACTTCATGCACGGCGTGCCGCCGGTCAAACAGGCGAACCGCGCGAGCGACATTCCGTGGCCGCTCAACATGCGCTGGCCGCTCAAGCTCTGGAACATCGTCTTTCTCGACAACGCGCGTTACCAGACGAAAACCGGCAAGGACGCGCAATGGAATCGCGGCGCGTACCTCGTGCAAGGGCTCGGCCATTGCGGCGCCTGCCACACGCCGCGCGGCATCGGCTTTCAGGAAAAAGCGCTCGACGAGAGCGGGCGCGCGTTCCTGACGGGCGCGCCGCTCGAGAACTGGTTTGCGTCGAACCTGACCGGCAATCACAACACGGGCCTCGGACGCTGGAGCGAGGACGACCTCAATACGTTCCTGCGCACGGGCGCGAATGCACACGCGACGGCATTCGGTTCGATGACCGACGTGATCAACTACAGCACGCAGGCGCTGACCGATGCAGACACGCGCGCGATCGCTCGCTATATCAAATCGCTGCCGGGCGGCCGCAGCGACGATGGGCCGCCGTATGCGCCGCATCCGGACGGCGAGCGCGTGGTGCTGGCCGCGATGCCTGACAACCGGGGCGCGCATACGTATGCGACTTACTGCATGCATTGCCACGGCGCGGGCGGACTGGGCGCGGCGCCATGGCTCGCGCCGCTTGCGGGCAATCCGAACGTGCTCGAGCCCGATCCCGTATCGCTGATCAACGTCACGTTGAACGGCACGGGCGCACTTGTCATCGGCGGCGTGCCGGCGCCATATCCGATGCCGAAGTACCACGCGATGCTGACCGACGAGCAGATCGCGGACGTGCTGACTTTCGTGCGCGGCAACTGGAACAACGCTGCGCCGGCGGTTAGCGCAAAGGCCGTGGCGAAGGTCCGCAGCGCGACCCGCGCGCCGTGA
- a CDS encoding xanthine dehydrogenase family protein molybdopterin-binding subunit, which translates to MRIPPHSVERAFSRRDFLRAGLSVGVAAGGGLLLGVSFDARSDGAPASASVIAGDGSLQPPAGVFAPDAFIRIDPDGSIALVISKVEMGQGVYTAIPMLIAEELAVPLDRVKVEHAPPDARLYADPLLGQQATGGSLSIRATWEPMRRAGAAARMLLVNAAAQQWQVDAAACVARDAVITDTASGRTLGYGECASRAAGLPVNADLLKTVTLKKPQTFTLIGTPHKRLDSPEKVNGVARFGIDVREPGMLVAMVVNCPVIGGKLAKVDDRVALAQPGVRQIVKLDNAVAVVADHTWAAKRGASALVIDWHEGANANLTTAMLFDDLRRASQRPGAIARKDGDVDAAFKGAAKNMDAVYQQPFLAHATMEPMNCTVHVTGDRCEVWIGTQVPTRVVDEAVKVTGLPPDRIVVHNFLIGGGFGRRLESDVARQAVAIGKQVDAPVKVMWSREEDIQHDMFRPCYFDSIAAGLDSNGKPVAWTHRIAGSSIVARWYPEWFKNGIDPDVIEVAATLPYDVHAQRIDYVREEPRGIPTAFWRGVGPTRGTFVVESFVDELAHESKTDPVEYRRALLGKTPRARNVLDVAARAAGWGTGMPKGKGRGVSVMNAFGSFLCVVAEVDVKDGEVRVERVVCAVDCGHVVNPNTIEAQIEGGAIFGITATLWGEITLKDGRVEQTNFTDYRVMRINEAPRIETIIVKSEEAPGGIGEPGTSAVIPAVTNAIFAATGTRVRRLPVGDQLRPGQTA; encoded by the coding sequence ATGCGCATTCCACCGCACAGCGTGGAGCGCGCTTTCAGCCGGCGTGATTTTTTGCGTGCCGGGCTCAGTGTCGGCGTCGCGGCGGGCGGCGGTTTGCTGCTCGGCGTGAGCTTCGATGCGCGCAGCGACGGCGCCCCTGCCTCCGCGAGTGTGATTGCCGGCGACGGTTCGCTGCAGCCGCCAGCGGGTGTATTCGCCCCCGACGCATTTATTCGCATCGATCCGGACGGCAGCATCGCGCTTGTCATTTCCAAGGTCGAGATGGGGCAGGGTGTCTATACGGCGATTCCAATGCTGATCGCCGAAGAACTCGCCGTACCGCTCGATCGCGTGAAGGTCGAGCATGCGCCGCCGGACGCGAGACTTTATGCCGATCCGCTGCTCGGTCAGCAGGCCACGGGCGGCTCGCTATCGATTCGCGCGACATGGGAGCCGATGCGGCGGGCCGGCGCCGCGGCGCGCATGCTGCTCGTCAATGCGGCGGCACAACAGTGGCAGGTGGATGCCGCGGCCTGCGTCGCGCGCGACGCAGTTATCACGGATACGGCGAGCGGCCGCACGCTTGGCTACGGCGAATGCGCGTCGCGCGCGGCCGGCTTGCCCGTCAACGCCGATCTGCTCAAGACCGTCACGCTGAAAAAGCCGCAGACATTCACGCTGATCGGCACACCGCATAAGCGCCTCGATTCGCCGGAAAAAGTGAACGGCGTCGCGCGCTTCGGCATCGACGTGCGCGAGCCCGGGATGCTCGTTGCGATGGTCGTCAATTGCCCGGTGATCGGCGGCAAGCTCGCGAAAGTCGACGATCGCGTCGCGCTTGCGCAGCCAGGCGTGCGGCAGATCGTGAAGCTGGACAACGCGGTGGCGGTGGTCGCCGACCACACGTGGGCCGCGAAGCGCGGCGCAAGCGCGCTCGTGATCGACTGGCACGAAGGCGCCAACGCGAATCTGACCACTGCGATGCTGTTCGACGATCTGCGGCGCGCCTCGCAACGTCCCGGCGCGATCGCACGCAAGGATGGCGACGTCGATGCGGCCTTCAAGGGCGCGGCAAAAAACATGGACGCGGTTTATCAGCAGCCGTTCCTTGCGCACGCAACGATGGAGCCGATGAACTGCACGGTCCATGTGACGGGCGACCGGTGCGAAGTATGGATCGGCACGCAGGTGCCGACGCGGGTCGTCGACGAAGCGGTCAAGGTCACGGGTTTGCCGCCGGACAGGATCGTCGTGCACAACTTCCTGATCGGCGGCGGCTTCGGGCGCCGGCTCGAATCGGACGTCGCCCGGCAGGCGGTCGCGATCGGCAAGCAGGTCGATGCGCCGGTGAAGGTGATGTGGAGCCGCGAGGAAGACATCCAGCACGACATGTTCCGGCCGTGCTACTTCGATAGCATCGCCGCCGGACTCGATTCGAACGGCAAGCCCGTCGCGTGGACGCACCGCATCGCGGGCTCGTCGATCGTCGCGCGCTGGTATCCGGAGTGGTTCAAGAACGGCATCGATCCGGACGTGATCGAAGTCGCCGCAACGCTGCCGTACGACGTTCACGCGCAGCGCATCGACTACGTGCGCGAGGAGCCGCGCGGCATTCCAACTGCATTCTGGCGCGGCGTGGGTCCGACGCGCGGCACCTTCGTCGTCGAGAGCTTCGTCGATGAACTCGCGCACGAGTCGAAGACGGACCCGGTCGAATACCGGCGCGCGCTGCTCGGCAAGACGCCGCGCGCGCGCAATGTGCTCGACGTCGCGGCGCGCGCGGCCGGCTGGGGCACCGGGATGCCGAAAGGCAAAGGGCGCGGCGTATCGGTGATGAACGCGTTCGGCAGCTTCCTGTGCGTGGTTGCCGAGGTCGACGTGAAAGACGGCGAGGTGCGGGTCGAGCGCGTCGTCTGTGCGGTCGATTGCGGGCACGTCGTGAATCCGAACACGATCGAAGCACAGATCGAGGGCGGCGCGATCTTCGGCATCACCGCCACGCTGTGGGGCGAAATCACGCTGAAGGACGGCCGCGTCGAACAGACGAACTTCACCGACTATCGCGTGATGCGGATCAACGAGGCACCGCGCATCGAGACGATCATCGTGAAAAGCGAGGAAGCGCCGGGCGGCATCGGCGAACCGGGCACGTCGGCGGTGATTCCGGCCGTGACCAACGCCATTTTCGCGGCGACCGGCACGCGCGTGCGTCGGCTGCCGGTCGGCGATCAATTGCGCCCGGGCCAGACGGCGTGA
- a CDS encoding (2Fe-2S)-binding protein, with protein sequence MFTVNVNGQDQQVDATPEMPLLWVLRDLVGLTGTKFGCGIAQCGACTVHLDGQPVRSCVMPIAAVGTRKVTTIEAIGSTPAGRKIQQAWLDLDVVQCGYCQSGQIMSAAALLAAHPQPSDADIDMAMAGNICRCGTYVRIRAAIKQAAKGA encoded by the coding sequence ATGTTCACCGTCAACGTCAACGGACAAGACCAGCAGGTCGACGCGACGCCGGAAATGCCGCTTTTGTGGGTACTGCGCGATCTCGTCGGCCTGACCGGCACGAAGTTTGGCTGCGGCATTGCACAGTGCGGCGCGTGCACGGTCCATCTCGATGGCCAGCCAGTGCGCTCGTGCGTGATGCCGATCGCAGCCGTCGGCACACGCAAGGTCACGACGATCGAGGCGATCGGCAGCACGCCGGCAGGCCGCAAGATCCAGCAGGCATGGCTCGATCTCGATGTCGTGCAGTGCGGCTACTGCCAGTCCGGTCAGATCATGTCGGCCGCCGCGCTGCTCGCCGCGCATCCGCAGCCGAGCGATGCCGACATCGATATGGCGATGGCCGGCAACATCTGCCGCTGCGGCACCTACGTGCGAATTCGCGCTGCAATCAAACAGGCCGCAAAGGGAGCGTGA
- a CDS encoding EAL domain-containing protein — protein MYCVFAVCMFAQAAYAAALAASAQSAQLAAANANDSAGGAFSGTDCAGPAVLRLPAPLGGMGMNETLGADAPVNCRFTQIAASGDGGEAQTSAPFDPAAQQTATGTPTPHANAQQNLTTAVSGGIGASFGKPSTAHAAAPAPAPIENAHSSTDAPRDGASDSPGPTTDWPLVIRIGIAIVLGAALIAALIAGAMLARARWFSPRASLARAARRGLRRNEFHLEYQPVFYTRTQKCVGLEVMLRWRNSVHGIRGAEWYMEQLDRTPIAERILDHVFETAATELETLDHGDSLYLIVDVPASMLDSADSIAKLVRMANRLTAKSHVILQMPIDDISDVVSAVAQLRTDRIRVGVSHVRSASPALDSAARAGCDFVKVDREVMGLEEGARAHQLQEMASAGRRLSMAVVVDGVEGVSQFHAVGRAHIDLAQGFYLGKAISASRFSTFFDDEMRHRKDDSPPRFMHAFQSH, from the coding sequence GTGTACTGCGTATTCGCTGTCTGCATGTTCGCGCAAGCGGCCTATGCAGCGGCGCTCGCCGCGTCGGCGCAATCGGCGCAATTGGCGGCCGCAAACGCAAACGATTCCGCCGGCGGCGCGTTTTCAGGTACCGATTGCGCAGGACCCGCCGTGCTTCGCTTGCCGGCGCCACTCGGCGGCATGGGCATGAACGAGACGCTCGGCGCTGACGCACCGGTCAACTGCCGTTTCACGCAGATCGCGGCGAGCGGTGACGGCGGCGAGGCACAGACCTCGGCGCCGTTCGATCCGGCCGCGCAACAAACCGCGACAGGTACGCCCACGCCCCATGCGAACGCGCAGCAGAATCTGACTACCGCCGTCAGCGGCGGTATCGGCGCGTCGTTCGGTAAGCCCTCGACGGCACACGCTGCGGCGCCTGCACCGGCCCCGATCGAAAACGCGCATTCGAGCACCGACGCGCCTCGCGACGGCGCCTCGGATTCGCCGGGTCCCACGACCGACTGGCCGCTCGTGATCCGCATCGGCATCGCGATCGTGCTTGGCGCCGCATTGATCGCCGCGCTTATCGCAGGCGCGATGCTCGCACGCGCACGCTGGTTCAGTCCGCGCGCGTCACTTGCGCGCGCCGCGCGGCGCGGACTGCGGCGCAACGAATTTCATCTCGAGTATCAACCGGTCTTCTACACGCGCACGCAGAAGTGTGTGGGCCTCGAAGTGATGCTGCGCTGGCGCAATTCGGTGCATGGCATTCGCGGCGCCGAATGGTATATGGAGCAGCTCGATCGCACGCCGATCGCGGAGCGCATTCTCGACCATGTGTTCGAGACCGCCGCGACCGAACTCGAAACGTTAGACCACGGCGATTCGCTTTATCTGATCGTCGATGTGCCGGCGTCGATGCTCGATTCGGCCGACTCGATTGCGAAACTCGTCAGGATGGCGAATCGACTGACGGCAAAAAGCCATGTCATTCTGCAGATGCCGATCGATGACATATCGGATGTGGTATCCGCGGTCGCGCAATTGCGTACCGACAGGATTCGGGTCGGCGTGTCGCATGTGCGGTCGGCATCGCCGGCGCTCGACTCGGCCGCGCGAGCCGGCTGCGATTTCGTGAAGGTCGATCGCGAGGTGATGGGCCTCGAAGAGGGCGCACGCGCGCATCAGTTGCAGGAGATGGCGAGTGCGGGACGGCGTTTGAGCATGGCCGTGGTGGTCGACGGCGTCGAAGGCGTGAGCCAGTTCCATGCGGTCGGGCGCGCGCATATCGATCTCGCACAGGGCTTCTATCTGGGCAAAGCGATCTCCGCTTCGCGCTTCTCGACGTTCTTCGACGACGAGATGAGGCATCGCAAGGACGATTCTCCGCCGCGTTTCATGCATGCGTTCCAGTCGCATTGA
- a CDS encoding Fe2+-dependent dioxygenase codes for MIVSIPDVLSPAEAAAMRAQLEAATDSWVHGRATAGYQGAPVKHNQQIAEGSQIALEMGDRIVASLERNQLFISAVLPNKVYPPLFNRYEGGMHFGSHVDGAIRLVPGSGRRVRTDVSITLFLTPPDEYDGGELLIEDTFGLQEVKLPAGHAIVYPGTSLHQVRPVTRGARVSSFFWAQSLVRDDTQRALLFDMDNAIQRLNASNGDEAARRTLVGCYHNLLRMWSET; via the coding sequence ATGATTGTCTCCATTCCCGACGTTCTGAGTCCTGCCGAGGCGGCCGCCATGCGCGCGCAGCTCGAAGCGGCAACCGACTCATGGGTGCACGGCCGTGCGACGGCCGGCTATCAGGGTGCGCCCGTCAAGCACAATCAGCAGATTGCGGAGGGCTCGCAAATCGCGCTCGAAATGGGCGATCGCATCGTCGCGTCGCTCGAGCGCAACCAGCTTTTCATCAGCGCGGTGTTGCCCAACAAGGTGTATCCGCCGCTATTCAACCGTTACGAAGGCGGCATGCATTTCGGCAGCCACGTCGACGGCGCGATCCGGCTCGTGCCGGGCAGCGGCCGGCGCGTACGCACCGATGTATCGATCACGCTTTTCCTCACGCCGCCCGACGAATACGATGGCGGCGAACTGCTGATCGAAGACACGTTCGGCTTGCAGGAAGTGAAGCTGCCGGCCGGCCATGCAATCGTCTATCCGGGCACGAGCCTGCATCAGGTGCGTCCCGTTACGCGCGGCGCGCGCGTATCGAGCTTCTTCTGGGCACAAAGCCTCGTGCGCGACGATACGCAGCGTGCACTGCTATTCGACATGGACAACGCGATCCAGCGCCTCAATGCGTCGAACGGCGACGAAGCCGCGCGGCGCACGCTCGTTGGTTGCTATCACAACCTGTTGCGCATGTGGAGCGAGACCTGA
- a CDS encoding TonB-dependent receptor, producing the protein MFKTTPVAAAAMAIFATPLYAQTASAPTAPAVPSTMQVAQAATGSQTATGAADAANTSAAGAAESAAPGATLPAVKVTGQADTTNDFQPDISSVGAKVPTALRDIPQAAVVVPKAVLQSQAASSFTDALRNVPGITIAAAEGGTIGNNINLRGFTARTDIYLDGFRDRGQYYRDTFNLESIDVLYGPSSLYFGRGSTGGVINQVSKQPTLKPRADVSVQAGTHDRYRTTVDLDQPITDTSAFRINAFGQDLGSTRDVMKSKDYGVAPEVKFGIGTPTEITLSALIQHNNDQPDYGIPSLNGHPASVVGPSTFYGFTNDRTIQDVQTFSARIKHRFNENVTLSNQTQYSHYSTDVRASNPAAVLTGPLATSTALSNGNFTTLDPSQLFVKMQGKDRVINDHSLYNTTELETKFATGFIKHDLLMGVDLSHETYSNQSYTATTPGLPSNTIAIVPLLDPAYVPTPANLQITRGNLAESSANGIGVYANDTVSIGEHWKVVGGVRWDRYEASINNSINSPGYATQTNYFTSVRGGIIWQPTDWQSYYVSYGTSFDPSLEALTLTNGQQNLPPVHNKSYEVGAKWDLLGGGLSVTQSLFNIEQTNARTQNVDGTYTLDGNIRVRGYQAGVAGRITNKWQVFGGYTYMDGDILEARDGTQGNTPANTPRNMLTLWTTYAFTPQWEIGGGPIYTGPRYAANNNRVEVPGYTRWDAMAAFHQKHYDIQLNLINLTNKHYYDAIIQSDGGRAVPALGRTFLATLNYRFY; encoded by the coding sequence ATGTTCAAGACGACGCCAGTCGCGGCGGCCGCCATGGCCATTTTCGCGACGCCGCTTTACGCCCAGACCGCCAGCGCGCCCACGGCGCCTGCCGTGCCTTCAACCATGCAGGTCGCTCAGGCCGCAACAGGATCACAGACCGCAACCGGAGCCGCTGACGCAGCAAACACCAGCGCTGCGGGCGCCGCCGAAAGCGCCGCGCCGGGAGCGACTCTGCCTGCCGTGAAGGTGACCGGCCAGGCCGACACCACCAACGACTTCCAGCCTGACATCTCGAGCGTCGGCGCGAAAGTGCCGACCGCATTGCGCGACATTCCGCAGGCAGCGGTGGTCGTGCCAAAGGCCGTGCTGCAGTCGCAGGCGGCCAGTTCGTTTACCGACGCACTGCGCAATGTGCCCGGCATCACGATCGCGGCGGCCGAAGGCGGCACGATCGGCAACAACATCAACCTGCGCGGCTTTACCGCGCGTACCGACATCTATCTCGACGGCTTCCGCGATCGCGGCCAGTACTATCGCGACACGTTCAACCTCGAATCGATCGACGTGCTGTACGGTCCGTCGTCGCTGTATTTCGGCCGCGGCTCGACGGGTGGCGTGATCAATCAGGTCAGCAAGCAGCCCACCCTGAAGCCGCGCGCCGACGTATCGGTGCAGGCGGGCACGCATGACCGCTATCGCACGACCGTCGACCTCGATCAGCCGATCACCGACACCTCTGCATTCCGAATCAATGCGTTCGGCCAGGATCTCGGTTCGACGCGTGACGTCATGAAAAGCAAGGACTACGGCGTCGCGCCGGAAGTGAAATTCGGTATCGGCACGCCGACGGAAATCACGCTGAGCGCGCTGATCCAGCACAACAACGATCAGCCCGACTACGGCATTCCGTCGCTGAATGGTCACCCGGCATCGGTAGTCGGCCCGTCGACGTTTTACGGCTTCACCAACGACCGCACGATTCAGGACGTGCAGACGTTCTCGGCGCGCATCAAGCACCGTTTCAACGAAAACGTCACGCTGAGCAACCAGACGCAGTACAGCCACTACAGTACCGACGTGCGCGCCTCGAATCCGGCCGCAGTGCTGACCGGGCCGCTCGCGACGTCGACGGCGTTGAGCAACGGCAACTTCACCACGCTCGATCCGTCGCAGCTGTTCGTGAAGATGCAGGGCAAGGACCGTGTGATCAACGATCACTCGTTGTACAACACGACCGAGCTCGAAACGAAGTTCGCGACGGGCTTTATCAAGCATGACCTGCTGATGGGCGTCGACCTCAGTCACGAGACGTACAGCAATCAGTCGTACACGGCGACCACGCCGGGGCTGCCGTCCAACACGATCGCGATCGTGCCGCTGCTCGATCCGGCCTATGTGCCGACGCCGGCGAACCTGCAGATCACGCGCGGCAATCTCGCCGAATCGAGTGCGAACGGCATCGGCGTCTATGCGAACGATACCGTGTCGATCGGCGAGCACTGGAAGGTCGTGGGCGGCGTGCGCTGGGACCGCTACGAAGCGTCGATCAACAACTCGATCAATTCGCCGGGCTATGCGACGCAGACCAACTACTTCACGAGCGTGCGCGGCGGCATAATCTGGCAGCCGACCGACTGGCAGTCGTACTACGTGTCGTACGGCACTTCGTTCGACCCGTCGCTCGAAGCATTGACGCTGACGAACGGCCAGCAGAATCTGCCGCCCGTGCACAACAAGTCGTACGAAGTCGGCGCGAAGTGGGATCTGCTCGGCGGCGGCCTGTCGGTCACGCAGTCGCTGTTCAACATTGAGCAGACCAACGCGCGCACGCAGAATGTGGACGGCACCTACACGCTCGACGGCAATATCCGCGTGCGCGGCTATCAGGCGGGCGTGGCGGGCCGCATCACGAACAAATGGCAGGTGTTCGGCGGCTACACGTATATGGACGGCGATATTCTCGAAGCGCGCGATGGCACGCAGGGCAATACGCCGGCGAACACGCCGCGCAACATGCTGACGCTGTGGACGACGTACGCGTTCACGCCGCAATGGGAAATCGGCGGCGGCCCGATTTACACGGGTCCGCGCTATGCGGCGAACAACAACCGCGTCGAAGTGCCTGGCTACACGCGCTGGGACGCGATGGCTGCGTTCCACCAGAAGCACTATGACATCCAGCTGAACCTGATCAACCTGACCAACAAGCACTACTACGATGCGATCATCCAGTCCGATGGTGGGCGCGCGGTGCCGGCGCTAGGCCGCACGTTCCTCGCGACGCTAAACTATCGCTTCTATTGA
- a CDS encoding ABC transporter substrate-binding protein, producing MQHRRRIVALAVAGVVAGAFANHAAVAGMPEAQKWVDSEFQPSTLSKQQQMDEMKWFIDASAKLKSQGVKEIHVVSETIDTHVYESKTLAKAFTEITGIQVKHDVIQEGDVVEKLQTSMQSGQSIYDGWISDSDLIGTHYRYGVIMPLSDYMTGEGKPYTNPGLDIKDFIGTSFTTAPDKKLYQLPDQQFANLYWFRADWFARKDLQDKFKAKYGYDLGVPVNWSAYEDIAEFFTNDVKNIDGEKVYGHMDYGKKDPSLGWRFTDAWLSMAGEADKGIPNGMPVDEWGIRVTPDGCHPVGASVSRGGGTNSPAAVYATTKYIDWLKKYAPPEASGMTFSEAGPVPAQGRIAQQVFWYTAFTASMLKPGNVTNPDGTPKWRMAPSPHGAYWKDGMQNGYQDVGSWTFFKSTPANQRAAAWLYAQFVTSKTVSLKKSIVGLTFIRDSDIHSDYFTKNADKYGGLIEFYRSPARVAWTPTGNNVPDYPKMAQLWWKNVGTAVAGEKTPQAAMDNLAKEMDQVLARLQRAGMKSCAPELNPESDPSKWLSDQHAPWKKLANEKPKGETVKYDQLLSAWKAGKVR from the coding sequence ATGCAACACAGGAGACGGATCGTCGCGCTCGCGGTCGCAGGCGTCGTTGCAGGCGCTTTCGCGAACCATGCCGCGGTGGCGGGCATGCCCGAGGCGCAGAAATGGGTCGATAGCGAGTTCCAGCCCAGCACGCTCAGCAAACAGCAGCAGATGGACGAGATGAAGTGGTTTATCGACGCGTCCGCGAAACTGAAGTCGCAGGGCGTGAAGGAAATCCATGTGGTATCCGAAACAATCGATACGCACGTGTATGAATCGAAGACGCTCGCCAAGGCATTTACCGAAATCACCGGTATTCAGGTCAAGCACGACGTGATTCAGGAAGGCGACGTTGTCGAAAAGCTGCAGACGTCGATGCAGTCGGGACAAAGCATCTACGACGGCTGGATTTCCGATTCGGACCTGATCGGCACGCACTATCGCTACGGCGTGATCATGCCGCTGTCCGACTATATGACCGGCGAGGGCAAGCCGTACACGAATCCGGGGCTCGACATCAAGGACTTCATCGGCACGAGCTTCACGACCGCGCCGGACAAGAAGCTTTACCAGTTGCCGGACCAGCAGTTCGCGAATCTGTACTGGTTCCGCGCCGACTGGTTCGCACGCAAGGATCTGCAGGACAAGTTCAAGGCGAAGTACGGCTACGACCTCGGGGTGCCGGTGAACTGGTCGGCCTATGAAGATATCGCCGAGTTCTTTACCAACGACGTGAAAAACATCGACGGCGAAAAAGTCTATGGCCACATGGACTACGGCAAGAAAGATCCATCGCTCGGCTGGCGCTTTACCGATGCATGGCTCTCGATGGCAGGCGAAGCGGACAAGGGCATTCCGAACGGCATGCCCGTCGACGAGTGGGGTATTCGCGTGACGCCGGACGGTTGTCATCCGGTCGGCGCGTCGGTGTCGCGCGGCGGCGGCACGAATAGCCCGGCCGCGGTGTATGCGACGACCAAGTATATCGACTGGTTGAAGAAATACGCACCGCCCGAGGCGTCGGGCATGACGTTCAGCGAAGCGGGCCCGGTACCGGCGCAAGGTCGCATCGCGCAGCAGGTGTTCTGGTACACGGCGTTCACGGCGTCGATGCTCAAGCCCGGCAACGTGACGAACCCGGACGGCACGCCGAAGTGGCGCATGGCGCCGTCGCCGCACGGCGCGTACTGGAAGGACGGCATGCAGAACGGCTACCAGGACGTCGGCTCGTGGACCTTCTTCAAGTCGACGCCGGCCAACCAGCGCGCGGCCGCATGGCTCTACGCGCAGTTCGTGACGTCGAAGACGGTGTCGCTAAAGAAGTCGATCGTCGGCCTCACGTTTATTCGCGATTCGGACATTCATAGCGATTACTTCACGAAGAATGCCGACAAGTACGGCGGCCTGATCGAGTTCTATCGCAGCCCGGCGCGCGTGGCATGGACGCCCACCGGCAACAACGTGCCCGACTACCCGAAGATGGCGCAGCTGTGGTGGAAGAACGTCGGCACCGCGGTCGCCGGCGAGAAGACGCCGCAGGCCGCGATGGACAATCTCGCCAAAGAGATGGACCAGGTGCTTGCGCGTTTGCAGCGCGCGGGGATGAAGTCGTGCGCGCCGGAACTGAACCCGGAAAGCGATCCGTCGAAGTGGCTTTCCGATCAGCATGCGCCGTGGAAGAAACTGGCCAACGAAAAGCCAAAAGGCGAGACGGTCAAGTACGATCAGTTGCTTTCAGCGTGGAAGGCTGGAAAGGTTCGCTGA
- a CDS encoding DUF2160 domain-containing protein produces the protein MLGWMYWTPEVAIFFACVVVMLAGMTVWELRAPTVERKGFLPISTTRGDRLFIGLLAAAYVNLGWLAVTSEGANVWPGVAASAVVLLIVMWKG, from the coding sequence ATGCTCGGATGGATGTACTGGACGCCGGAAGTCGCGATCTTCTTTGCGTGCGTCGTCGTCATGCTGGCCGGCATGACGGTCTGGGAGCTGCGTGCACCGACCGTCGAACGTAAAGGCTTCCTGCCGATATCGACGACGCGCGGCGATCGGCTCTTTATCGGTCTGCTCGCCGCGGCTTACGTGAATCTCGGCTGGCTCGCGGTGACGAGCGAGGGCGCGAACGTGTGGCCCGGCGTGGCCGCCTCGGCCGTCGTGCTGCTGATCGTGATGTGGAAAGGATGA